The Heyndrickxia vini genome contains a region encoding:
- the pilM gene encoding type IV pilus biogenesis protein PilM, with translation MGLRFMQRDQKTINFIFTDHAIRYLEVKQRSPLIVQQYGERLLDSGIIKDGRIIDKQHLTLILQNIVDELGVKKRPVRFIVPDSTIAIRKLTIPSDIRDDEVKGYIFLEIGTTIHLPFEEPNFDVVILPGKNKKKEVLLVATEEEVIQSYLSLLEDVSLKPEVADVSPLSLYRLYYKNNFIHENDHVMLLHFDESLLTISIFHQHIPLFMRPIAINEDEDVSLSSLTQNSVENNEIYQLDEIVKDIGQIMSFYQFTIQKGEHQVNRILLSGDHSQRNMIREYLTDRLEISIDQLPSEVFQPSSDVTIPRSYSIALGLGLKEVH, from the coding sequence ATGGGGCTGCGATTTATGCAACGTGATCAAAAAACAATAAATTTTATTTTTACCGATCATGCGATCCGATATTTAGAGGTAAAGCAGCGTTCACCACTTATTGTCCAACAGTATGGGGAGCGTCTCCTTGATAGTGGAATTATTAAAGATGGCCGCATCATCGATAAACAGCATTTAACCCTCATTTTACAAAATATTGTTGATGAACTGGGTGTGAAAAAGAGACCGGTACGCTTTATCGTACCTGATTCTACAATCGCAATCCGTAAGCTCACTATTCCTTCGGATATTCGTGATGATGAAGTAAAGGGATATATCTTTTTAGAAATTGGCACGACGATTCATCTTCCATTTGAAGAACCAAATTTCGATGTTGTGATTTTACCCGGAAAAAATAAGAAAAAGGAAGTACTTCTCGTAGCTACAGAGGAAGAAGTCATTCAATCTTATTTAAGTTTGTTAGAAGATGTATCATTAAAGCCGGAGGTTGCGGATGTTTCACCACTATCACTTTACCGCCTCTATTATAAAAATAATTTTATCCATGAGAATGATCATGTCATGCTGCTTCATTTTGATGAATCATTATTGACGATATCGATTTTTCATCAGCATATTCCTCTTTTTATGAGACCGATCGCCATTAATGAGGATGAAGATGTTTCCCTATCATCTTTAACACAGAATTCAGTGGAAAATAATGAAATCTATCAACTAGATGAAATCGTAAAAGATATTGGTCAGATCATGTCCTTCTATCAATTTACGATCCAAAAAGGGGAGCATCAGGTTAATCGAATATTATTAAGTGGGGATCATTCCCAACGTAATATGATTAGAGAGTATTTAACGGATCGTTTGGAAATAAGCATTGATCAATTGCCTTCAGAAGTTTTTCAACCATCATCGGATGTGACAATACCAAGGTCTTATAGTATTGCTCTTGGCTTAGGGTTAAAAGAGGTGCACTAA
- a CDS encoding prepilin peptidase — MNLIIFLYALLLGSFFNVVGLRVPVNQSIVKPRSACSHCHRTLSAMELIPVFSYLIQGGKCRHCKGRLSPLYPLGELITAILFVFAYIQIGWNFEVIIAWTLISLIIIIFISDIAYMIIPDKILLVFTGIFFIERLLSPLDPWWDSLLGGAIGFLLLLAIAFVSKGGMGGGDIKLFGVLGFVLGLKFVLLSFFLATLFGAVVGIIGLKFGIFKKGKPIPFGPFIGLGALVTYFYGQIIIDWYLSLLT, encoded by the coding sequence GTGAATTTAATTATTTTCCTTTACGCCCTCCTCCTCGGCTCCTTCTTCAACGTCGTAGGACTGAGGGTACCGGTAAATCAATCAATCGTAAAACCACGGTCAGCATGTTCACATTGTCATCGGACATTATCGGCAATGGAATTGATACCTGTTTTTTCATATTTAATCCAAGGGGGGAAATGTCGTCACTGTAAAGGGCGGCTTTCTCCGCTTTATCCATTAGGCGAGCTGATAACAGCTATACTTTTTGTATTTGCCTATATACAGATTGGCTGGAATTTCGAAGTCATTATTGCTTGGACATTAATATCACTAATTATTATTATTTTCATCTCAGATATTGCCTATATGATAATTCCTGACAAAATACTTTTAGTATTTACAGGTATTTTTTTTATCGAAAGATTACTTTCCCCGCTTGATCCATGGTGGGATTCACTGCTCGGCGGAGCAATTGGTTTTCTGCTTCTTCTAGCAATCGCTTTTGTAAGCAAAGGCGGAATGGGTGGCGGAGATATTAAACTATTTGGTGTCCTCGGTTTCGTGTTAGGGTTAAAATTCGTCCTTCTTTCATTTTTTCTAGCAACATTATTTGGTGCTGTAGTTGGGATTATCGGTCTGAAGTTTGGAATCTTTAAAAAAGGGAAACCCATCCCGTTTGGTCCTTTTATTGGTCTTGGGGCACTTGTCACCTATTTCTATGGTCAAATAATCATAGATTGGTATCTTTCACTATTAACATAG
- a CDS encoding type II secretion system F family protein — protein MARFKYSGRDRLGKKTGVLNADSKREAMIQLKAQGIRVIDIEEVPQTLLTKDITIGKPVKLQHIVIFLRQFSTLIQAGVTIVDATKILAEQTESKYLSKALADIETELREGKPFSDACAKHTKIFEPLFVNMIRAGEASGSLDETLERLAVHYEKQHHTRQKVVSALAYPIVVAIIAIGVVIFLLVAVVPTFVSMFEDFGGKLPAITQLVLNASNFMQKYWYLVILILILLVMGMMALRKNKATKYYFDYFLLRIPFFGSIMKKAIIAQMTRTLSSMFTSSVPILQALLMVEKIVENEVYVRVIRQSYDSLEKGQSLSEPMKKHWAFPPLVSQMIAIGEETGSLDSMLGKVADFYEKEVEAATDRLKSLIEPLMIVVLAGLVGTIVTAIIVPMFDIYNNVQTYE, from the coding sequence ATGGCGAGGTTTAAATATTCTGGACGCGATCGTTTAGGGAAAAAGACTGGTGTTCTCAATGCGGATTCCAAACGTGAGGCAATGATTCAGCTGAAAGCACAAGGAATTCGTGTGATTGATATTGAAGAAGTACCACAAACACTATTAACAAAAGATATTACAATTGGTAAACCTGTTAAGCTTCAGCATATCGTCATATTTTTACGTCAGTTTTCTACCTTAATCCAAGCAGGTGTAACGATTGTTGATGCGACGAAAATATTGGCTGAACAAACAGAAAGTAAATATTTAAGTAAAGCATTAGCCGATATTGAAACAGAATTAAGAGAAGGAAAGCCCTTTTCAGATGCTTGTGCAAAGCATACGAAAATTTTTGAGCCGTTATTTGTCAATATGATAAGAGCGGGTGAAGCATCCGGTAGTTTAGATGAAACACTGGAAAGATTAGCTGTCCACTATGAAAAACAGCATCATACACGGCAAAAGGTCGTATCTGCACTCGCCTATCCAATCGTTGTTGCAATTATTGCGATTGGGGTTGTTATCTTTTTACTAGTGGCAGTTGTTCCTACTTTTGTTTCCATGTTTGAAGATTTTGGCGGTAAATTGCCGGCTATTACTCAATTAGTTTTAAATGCCAGTAATTTTATGCAGAAATATTGGTATTTAGTTATATTAATACTTATTTTACTAGTGATGGGTATGATGGCATTAAGAAAAAATAAAGCAACGAAATACTATTTTGATTATTTCTTATTAAGAATCCCATTCTTTGGTTCAATTATGAAAAAGGCAATTATTGCGCAAATGACAAGAACATTAAGTTCTATGTTTACGAGCTCTGTACCGATTTTGCAAGCATTACTAATGGTTGAAAAAATTGTTGAAAATGAAGTGTATGTGAGAGTCATTCGACAATCTTATGATTCTTTAGAAAAAGGACAGTCACTGTCAGAACCGATGAAAAAACATTGGGCCTTTCCGCCGCTCGTCTCGCAAATGATTGCTATCGGGGAGGAAACAGGATCACTAGATTCCATGCTCGGAAAGGTTGCCGACTTTTATGAAAAGGAAGTAGAAGCAGCAACCGATCGCTTAAAATCACTGATTGAACCATTAATGATCGTTGTCCTCGCAGGATTAGTAGGAACGATTGTCACAGCCATTATTGTGCCGATGTTTGACATCTATAATAATGTTCAAACGTACGAATAA
- a CDS encoding type II secretion system protein: MLKKIGQKLKEQKGLTLIELLAVVVILGIIAAIAIPSIGGLIDNSKKDAHVANAQQMINSAKTWVTGNAEEFTDSDGKAITQTLYLKDMIKDNLIDPMKDPDKGNYDTEKSFVLIEKSGSGYKYTVTLINGTRGIKAKTSDELKRKNVEDIK, encoded by the coding sequence GTGTTAAAAAAAATCGGTCAAAAGTTAAAAGAGCAAAAGGGGTTAACACTAATTGAATTACTAGCAGTTGTTGTTATCTTGGGGATTATCGCGGCTATTGCGATACCTAGTATTGGTGGGTTAATTGACAACTCGAAGAAAGATGCACATGTTGCGAATGCACAACAGATGATTAATTCTGCGAAGACTTGGGTTACGGGAAATGCCGAGGAGTTTACTGATTCAGATGGAAAAGCTATAACTCAAACTCTGTATTTGAAAGATATGATTAAAGATAATTTAATTGATCCTATGAAAGATCCGGATAAAGGTAATTATGATACAGAGAAATCATTTGTTTTAATAGAAAAAAGCGGTAGTGGTTATAAATATACAGTAACATTAATTAATGGTACTAGAGGTATTAAAGCCAAAACTTCCGATGAACTTAAAAGAAAAAATGTTGAAGATATAAAATAG
- a CDS encoding type IV pilus twitching motility protein PilT, whose protein sequence is MKDKIENLLRAAFELKASDIHLTVGTPPIVRINGELKRYGKEMLRPADTEEMAKAIIPDYLWTTLKEQGELDFSYGIPGVSRFRINAFHQRSCIAMAVRIVPTKIPTIDELELPSILKKIAEKQQGLVLVTGPTGSGKSTTLAAMIDYMNATMRKHIITLEDPIEYLHKHRLSIIDQREVGFDTRNFANGLRSALRQDPDVILVGEMRDLETIHTAITAAETGHLVLGTLHTSSATSTIDRIVDVFPPSQQAQIRIQLASVLVSIISQRLFPTADKKGQKAAMEILINNSAIANLIRSEKVHQIPNVLQTSKGSGMQLLSSSVKDLVQAEQIAREVALPYLMEQDL, encoded by the coding sequence ATGAAAGATAAAATTGAAAATTTACTTCGTGCAGCGTTTGAATTAAAAGCTTCCGATATTCATTTAACAGTTGGAACACCACCAATTGTAAGAATAAATGGTGAGTTAAAACGCTATGGAAAAGAAATGTTAAGACCCGCTGATACGGAGGAAATGGCGAAAGCAATTATTCCTGATTATTTATGGACAACATTAAAGGAGCAAGGAGAGTTGGATTTCTCTTATGGAATTCCTGGTGTGTCCCGATTTAGGATTAACGCGTTTCACCAACGTTCATGCATTGCGATGGCGGTAAGAATTGTTCCTACCAAAATTCCTACAATTGATGAATTGGAGCTTCCGTCAATATTGAAGAAGATTGCTGAAAAGCAACAAGGGCTCGTTCTCGTTACGGGTCCAACTGGAAGTGGAAAATCAACGACGTTAGCAGCAATGATTGATTATATGAATGCAACGATGCGAAAGCATATTATTACTCTTGAGGATCCAATTGAATATCTACATAAGCACCGACTGTCCATTATCGATCAGCGAGAAGTTGGCTTTGATACGAGGAATTTTGCGAATGGACTAAGAAGCGCTCTTCGTCAAGATCCGGATGTAATTTTAGTCGGAGAAATGAGAGATTTAGAGACAATTCATACCGCAATCACGGCGGCTGAGACTGGACATCTTGTGTTAGGGACGTTGCATACATCCAGTGCAACATCAACGATTGATCGGATTGTTGATGTTTTTCCACCTTCACAGCAAGCACAAATTAGAATTCAGCTTGCATCTGTATTAGTAAGCATCATCTCACAAAGACTGTTTCCAACAGCTGATAAGAAGGGGCAAAAGGCGGCGATGGAAATTTTGATTAATAACTCAGCTATCGCAAATCTAATAAGAAGCGAAAAAGTCCATCAAATTCCTAATGTGCTGCAAACATCAAAAGGAAGTGGCATGCAATTGCTTTCATCTAGCGTAAAAGACTTAGTTCAAGCCGAACAAATTGCAAGAGAAGTGGCTTTACCATATTTAATGGAGCAGGATTTGTAA